The Elusimicrobiota bacterium genome includes a region encoding these proteins:
- the trxB gene encoding thioredoxin-disulfide reductase, with amino-acid sequence MAESKKIVVIGSGSAAYTAAIYAARANMDPLVFGGVSMGGQLMITSDVENFPGFPEPIAGPELMERMQKQVQRLGVKIVNEYVTKVDLKNGSPFYVETSEGTAASAQALIIATGANAKWLGIDSEKRLMGHGVSACATCDGFFFKGKDVVVVGGGDTAMEEATFLTKFAAKVVLVHRRDSFRASKIMLDRARKNPKITFVVDSVVDEILGNGHVDGVRLKNLKTNALTEFKTGGVFMAIGHEPTTGFLGGQLEQDENGYIVTDDRTRTSVPGVFAAGDVMDHRYRQAITAAGNGCKAALEAERWLADQGHH; translated from the coding sequence ATGGCAGAATCGAAGAAAATCGTCGTCATCGGGTCCGGCTCGGCCGCCTACACCGCCGCGATCTACGCCGCGCGGGCGAACATGGACCCCCTCGTCTTCGGAGGCGTCTCCATGGGCGGGCAGCTCATGATCACCTCGGACGTGGAGAACTTCCCCGGCTTCCCCGAGCCCATCGCCGGCCCCGAGCTCATGGAGCGCATGCAGAAGCAGGTGCAGCGCCTGGGCGTGAAGATCGTCAACGAGTACGTGACCAAGGTCGACCTCAAGAACGGCAGCCCGTTCTACGTCGAGACCTCGGAGGGCACGGCCGCCTCGGCCCAGGCCCTGATCATCGCCACCGGCGCCAACGCCAAGTGGCTCGGCATCGACAGCGAGAAGCGCCTGATGGGCCACGGCGTCTCGGCCTGCGCGACCTGCGACGGCTTCTTCTTCAAGGGCAAGGACGTCGTCGTCGTCGGCGGCGGCGACACCGCCATGGAGGAGGCCACCTTCCTCACGAAGTTCGCCGCGAAGGTCGTCCTCGTCCACCGCCGCGACTCGTTCCGGGCCTCGAAGATCATGCTCGACCGCGCCCGCAAGAACCCCAAGATCACCTTCGTCGTGGACTCGGTCGTCGACGAGATCCTGGGCAACGGCCATGTCGACGGCGTTCGCCTCAAAAACCTCAAGACGAACGCGCTCACCGAGTTCAAGACCGGCGGCGTGTTCATGGCCATCGGCCACGAGCCGACGACCGGCTTCCTCGGCGGCCAGCTCGAGCAGGACGAGAACGGCTACATCGTGACCGACGACCGCACGCGCACCTCGGTGCCGGGCGTGTTCGCGGCCGGCGACGTCATGGACCACCGCTACCGCCAGGCGATCACGGCCGCGGGCAACGGCTGCAAGGCCGCCCTCGAGGCCGAGCGCTGGCTGGCCGACCAGGGCCACCACTGA
- the lipA gene encoding lipoyl synthase gives MPRAAERLPPWLKVKLPTGPVVARLKDASRSRGLSTVCEEARCPNMGECWGGGTATFMVMGDTCTRGCRFCSVGTALKPPAPDAEEPAKLALTLKEMAVDYVVLTTVCRDDLPDQGAGHLAACIREIKKVNPDMKLEMLLQDFRGDKGLLETVLDAGPDVVAHNVECVERLTATVRDAKAGYRQSLDVLAYAKTYRTKAPTKTSLMLGLGETEGELIQSFKDIREAGVEILTLGQYLRPSGSRHHLMVERFVHPDEFKRYGEIAKRHGFLYVASGPFVRSSYRAAELFMKGHLENHAP, from the coding sequence ATGCCGCGGGCCGCGGAGCGCCTTCCTCCCTGGCTGAAGGTCAAACTTCCCACCGGCCCGGTCGTCGCGCGCCTGAAGGACGCCTCGCGCTCGCGCGGGCTGTCCACCGTCTGCGAGGAGGCGCGCTGCCCGAACATGGGCGAGTGCTGGGGCGGGGGGACCGCGACCTTCATGGTGATGGGAGACACGTGCACGCGCGGCTGCCGTTTCTGTTCCGTGGGCACGGCCCTGAAGCCGCCGGCGCCCGACGCGGAAGAACCCGCCAAGCTCGCCCTGACGCTGAAGGAGATGGCGGTCGATTACGTGGTCCTGACCACGGTCTGCCGCGACGACCTGCCCGATCAGGGCGCCGGACACCTCGCCGCGTGCATACGCGAGATCAAGAAGGTCAATCCGGACATGAAGCTCGAGATGCTGCTTCAAGATTTCAGGGGTGATAAGGGGCTTCTCGAGACGGTCCTCGACGCCGGTCCGGATGTGGTGGCGCACAACGTCGAGTGCGTGGAGCGGCTGACGGCGACGGTGCGGGACGCGAAAGCGGGGTATAGGCAGTCTCTCGACGTTTTGGCTTACGCCAAAACGTATCGAACGAAGGCGCCGACCAAAACGTCTTTGATGCTCGGACTCGGAGAAACGGAAGGGGAACTCATTCAGAGCTTCAAGGACATCCGCGAGGCGGGGGTCGAGATATTGACGCTCGGGCAATATCTGCGGCCCTCGGGGTCGCGTCACCACCTCATGGTAGAACGGTTTGTGCATCCCGACGAATTCAAAAGATATGGCGAGATCGCGAAGAGGCACGGCTTTCTCTACGTGGCGTCGGGGCCCTTCGTGCGGTCCTCGTATCGCGCCGCCGAACTTTTCATGAAGGGACACCTGGAGAACCATGCCCCTTAA
- a CDS encoding alpha-ketoacid dehydrogenase subunit beta, producing MGRDERVMILGEDIGRNGGVFRATEGLWKKYGDERVVDTPLAEIGIMGSAIGLAITGMRPIAEIQFDGFMPSVFDQVVCHLGRIRSRSRGKMSVPLVLRAPHGGLIHAPEHHSESPEAYFCHTPGIKVVIPSTPYDAKGLLIAAIEDPDPVVFFEPKLLYRAARGPVPAGHYTVEIGKARLVKEGKDITLLTWGAMTVTCEKAAERLEKEDGASVEILDLRTLAPLDLEAVLASVGKTGRCVIAHEAPNTGSWAAELSALIAERGLLRLLAPVARVGGWDIRMPLFRLEQYYIPDADRVVMAARKTLSF from the coding sequence ATGGGCCGGGACGAGCGCGTCATGATCCTCGGCGAGGACATCGGCCGCAACGGCGGCGTGTTCCGGGCCACCGAGGGCCTGTGGAAGAAGTACGGCGACGAGCGCGTCGTCGACACCCCGCTCGCCGAGATCGGCATCATGGGCTCGGCCATCGGCCTGGCCATCACGGGAATGAGGCCTATCGCGGAGATACAGTTCGACGGCTTCATGCCCTCCGTGTTCGACCAGGTGGTCTGCCACCTCGGCCGCATCCGCTCCCGCTCGCGCGGCAAGATGTCCGTGCCGCTCGTCCTGCGCGCCCCTCACGGCGGGCTGATCCACGCCCCGGAGCATCACTCGGAGAGCCCGGAGGCCTACTTCTGCCACACGCCCGGCATCAAGGTCGTCATTCCATCGACTCCATACGACGCCAAAGGCCTGCTGATCGCCGCCATCGAGGATCCCGATCCCGTCGTGTTCTTCGAGCCGAAGTTATTGTACCGGGCCGCTCGCGGCCCGGTTCCCGCGGGCCATTACACCGTCGAGATCGGCAAGGCGCGCCTCGTCAAGGAAGGCAAGGACATCACCTTGCTGACCTGGGGAGCGATGACCGTCACCTGCGAGAAGGCGGCCGAGCGCCTGGAGAAGGAAGACGGGGCCTCCGTCGAGATCCTCGACCTCAGGACGCTCGCGCCTCTCGATCTGGAAGCCGTGCTCGCCTCGGTCGGCAAGACCGGCCGCTGCGTCATCGCCCACGAGGCGCCGAACACCGGCTCCTGGGCGGCGGAACTCTCGGCCCTGATCGCGGAACGAGGACTGCTCCGCCTCCTCGCCCCCGTCGCCCGCGTCGGCGGCTGGGACATCCGCATGCCCCTTTTCCGTCTCGAGCAATACTACATCCCCGACGCCGATCGCGTCGTGATGGCCGCACGTAAAACGTTAAGCTTTTGA